The genomic interval GCCGGACCAGGGCCGCGACGCCCACGAGGGCGCCGACCAGGGCGAAGATGCCGGCCCACAGCGCGGTGGTGTGCCAGGCGTCGCCGTAGACCTCCTTGATCTGGGTGGACACGCTCGCGGTGGAGGCGGTGTGGAGCTGGCCCACGAGGGTCTCGCGGGCGGCGGCGACGGAGCCGACCCAGCCGCCGGAGAGCGAGATGAAGCCGAGCGCGGCGGAGACCACGGCGGCTGCGCCCTGGCCGACGCCGGAGGGGCCCTCCTCGGGGTGCTCCAGCCGGAGCTTCGCGAGTTCGGCCGCGTACTCCTCCTCGGAGAGGTCGTCCTCGTCCTCGGCGGCTTCGGCCTCGGTGTTCGCCGTGTCCGGCTCGGTCACTTCCTCGTCGGTCTTGGTGACATCGACGGTCTCCGCGTCGCTCTTCACCTCGGTGGCCTCGTTCGCGGCCTCGTCAACAGTCTTGGTACCCATGATGCGCACGGTAGGGGTGAAGTATGAGAAGTTCCTTAAAGATCGCTGTGTTGCGCACGCGCGCGTGCCTCGCGCCACTCGGGTGCGAGCACGGACCACACCTCTATGTCGTGTCTTACGCCCCCGTAGGGGTGGGACTCGCGCAGGACCGCGTCCCTGGTCATGCCCATGCGGCGGGCAACATTCAGGCTCTTCTCATTGCCCGCTGCGGCGTGCCATTCGACGCGGTGGATGCCGCGCCGGTCGATCGCGAAGTCGATGAGAATCCGTATCGCCCGGGTGATCAGTCCGCGGCCGGCGGCGGCGGGTTCCAGCCAGCAGCCGACCTCGCAGTTGCCCTGGTCGGCGTGGAAGTTCAGGAAGAGGACCCCGCCGACGAGCTTGCCGTCCAGCCAGATGCCGTGCAGGGACGCGCTGTCGGCGGCGCGGAGGTCGGCGTAGCGCTGGAGCATCGCCCGCGCGGAGTCGACGTCCGTCTCCTTGGACCCGAAGGCGATGTACTGGCCGATGAACTCCCGGCCGCGGTCCAGGTGGGCGAGGAACTCCTCGGCGTGCCACGGTTCCAGGGGACGCAGTTCGGCTCCGTCGTCACCCAGGGATATCGCGTACATCCTGCTCCTGCTCCTTCGCCAGGACGTCCGCCACCTCTGCGTCCGTCGCGGCGGCCAGCCTCTCATGGGCTGCTCGGCACTCGGGGGGCTCGATGCTGATGCGGGGCAGGACGCGGTCGAGGCCCTGGGGCAGCCACCAGTTGGCGCCGCCCAGGAGATGCATGAGGGCGGGCACCAGGAGGGTGCGCAGGACGAACGCGTCCAGGGCGACGGCGGAGGCGAGCGCGATGCCGAACATGGCGATCACGCGGTCGCCGCTGAGCACGAAGGCGAGGAAGACCGAGATCATGATGACGGCGGCCGAGTTGATCACCCGGCTGGTCTCGGCGAGGCCGACGCGGACGGCGCGGCGGTTGTCGCCGGTTTCCAGCCATTCCTCGTACATCCGGCTCACCAGGAAGACCTGGTAGTCCATGGAGAGCCCGAAGAGGACCGACACCATGATCACGGGGAGGAAGGGCTCTATCGGTCCGGCGCGTCCCAGGCCGAGGAACTCGCTCCCCCAGCCCCACTGGAAGATCGCGACGACGACCCCGAAGGCGGCGGCCACGGCGGCGACGTTCATCGCGGCGGCCTTGAGCGGGATGCCGATCGACCGGAAGGCGAGCAGGAGCAGCACACAGCCGAGCGAGATGACCACCCCGACGAACAGCGGAAGCTTGCCGACGATCACGTCGGCGAAGTCGTCGTAGCTCGCCGTCACACCGCCGACGTGGATGTCGAGCGAGGTGCCCGTCTCGGCCCGGGGCAGCACCTCGGTGCGCAGCCGGTCGACGAGTGCGCTGGTCCTCTGCGACTGCGGTGCCGAGTCCGGTACGACGCCGAAGTACCCGGTGGAGCCGTCGGCGTCGTAGGTCACCGGGGTCACGGAGGCGATGCCCTCGGTGGTGCGGAGGGTGGCGTCGAGGTTGTCGAGGGTGAGCTTGTCCTCGGCGCCGTCGATCTTTGTGACGAGGGTCAACGGACCGTTGACGCCGGGCCCGAATCCGGTCGCGAGGAGGTCGTAGGCCTGGCGGGTGGTCGACGACCTGGGGTCGTTGCCCTGGTCGGAGGTGCCCAGGTGGAGGGCGAGGGTGGGCAGCGCGAGGACGGCCATGACGATCAGGGCGAGGGTGCCGAGCAGTTTGGGCCGGCGCTCGACGAACGCGGACCAGCGGGCGGCGAGGCCGGTGGGGAGCTCCGGCTGGGGCCCGTGCTCGGCCAGTCGGCGCCGTTCGCGGCGGCTGAGGGCGCGGGGGCCGATGAAGGACAGCAGGGCCGGGAGAAGCGTCACGGAGGCCGCGACGGTGAGCACCACGGTCAACGAGGCGGCGATCGCGACCCCGTTGAGGAAGCCGAGGCGCAGGATCAGCATCCCCAGGAGGGCGATGCACACCGTGGCGCCGGCGAAGACGACCGCGCGTCCGGTGGTGACGACCGCGTTGGTGACCGCCTCGGTGACGGACAGGCCGCGTTTCAGCCCGCGTCGGTGCCGGGTCACGATGAACAGGGCGTAGTCGATGCCGACGCCGAGCCCGATCAGCATGCCGAGCATGGGCGCGAAGTCGGCGACGGTCATGGCGTGCCCGAGCAGCACGATCGCCCCGTACGCGGTGCCGACGCTCACCAGGGCGGTGCCGATGGGCAGCAGCGAGGCGGCGAGCGACCCGAACGCGAGGAACAGCACGAGGGCGGCGACGGCGACCCCGACGATCTCGGCGGTGTGCCCGCTCGACGCCTCGGTGAGCGCGATGGCGCTGCCGCCCAACTCGACCTGGAGCCCGTCGGTCCGGGCTGCCTTGGCGGCGCGGACGACCGCCTGCGCCTCGGACCTGTCGATGTCCTCGGCCTGGTGCGCGAAGGTGACGGTGGCGTACGCGGTGCGTCCGTCGGCGCTGATCCGGCCCGTGCCCTGTCCGTCGTACGGACTGACGACGGAGGCGACTCCGGACAGGTCGGCGATCCTGTCCAGGGCGCCGGTCATGGTCTGTTCGACGGCGGCGGCGCGGACGGAGCCGGGTGAGGTGCGCCAGACGACGGTGTCGCTGTCGCCGCCGAGGCCCGGAAACCCCTCCTTGAGCAGTTGGGTCGCACGACCCGACTCGGTGCCGTGGGCCTCGTAGTCGTTCGAGTACGCCGAGCCGGTGACGGCGGCGGCCGCGGTGACCCCGCCGAACGCGACGAGCCACAGCAGGACGGCGACAAGGCGGTGCCGAACACACCAGTGGGCAAGGGCTGCCACGAACGCGCTCCCGGGGATGGCGAATTGTGGATCTTTGACCGGGAAAATTCGTTCAAGGGATGAACAGCCCGCAAAGAACGCATGAGCAATACGGGGCCCACTCTTGCAGCAGAAAATGATCGTTCATGACGTTCGTGCGCTGAATCACGGGAGTGGGAGCCAGATCACAGGACAGTAACGGCAACTCTGTAGCCCGGGCTGCCGCGTTGACCGTCGCCTCAGTCGAACTGGTCCCCCAGGGCCATCACCATCGCCCCGACGACCAACAGCCAGAGCGCCCGCCTGGTACGGCCCCTGGACCCGAGCACGGACGCGAGCGCGCACACCGCGGCGCCCACCGCATAGGCGGCCGGAACGAGCACCGGCCCGGCCCCGCTCGCCCGCAACACCGCCGCGGCCACTCCGGCGATGGCCAGCACGGCACCGGTCAGCCCAGCCGTCCACCGGGCCCGCCGCGCGTCCAGCGCCGGATCCCCGAAGTCCGGCACTTCGGATATCTCGGAATCTCCGCGTCCGTCCATGGCGGGCGAGCGTAGCGCCTCCGCCTGAGAAACCTGGTGCGCGGCCAACCGACGTCCTCCACAATCTCGTTGCTTCCTCACAGCAACCTACGCAGAACCGGAGGACACCGTTCACCGATGCCGGACACCGACCTGACCGCCCGTCTGACCCACCCCCGCTACCCGCGCAGCAACACCTACGACGCCCGCTGGACCATCGAGAACCAGATGGGCCCGCACGCCCTGTGGCTGCTGGAATGGCTGGCCCCGGCGCTCGGCCTGGACACCTTGCGCCCCGGCGCGCGCGTGCTCGACCTGGGCTGCGGACGCGCCATGACCTCCGTCTTCCTCGCCAAGGAGTACGGCGTCCAGGTCACGGCCGCCGACCTGTGGGTAAAGCCCGAGGAGAACGCCGTACGGATCGCCGAGGCGGGTGTCGCGGACCGAGTTCTCCCCCTACAGGTGGAGGCGCACGACATCCCCTTCGGGGACGGCACGTTCGACGCGATCGTGTCGATCGACGCCTACCAGTACTTCGGCACCGCCGACCTCTATCTGCCCACCCTGACCCGGCTGTTGAAGCCGGGCGGCCGGATCGGCGTCGTGATGCCCGCGCTGCGGGAGGAACTGGCGGGCGACGAGGCGCCGGAGCATCTGAAGCGGTACTGGGAAGGGGACCCGGGCTTCTGGGCGTTCCACTCCCCCGCCTGGTGGCACAGGCACTGGACTCGCGGCAGGGCCGTGGAGGTCGAGACGGCCGACTGGCTGGCCGATGGATGGCGCGACTGGCTGCTGTGGAGCGAGGTGTGTGCCGAGGAGAGCCCGAGCGAGTTCATGGCGGGCATGGCGCGCACGTCGGCGGAGTTGGTGCACGCCGACGTGGACCATCTGATCGGCTTCACACGCGTCGTGGGGCGCCGCCTGTGAAGTGACACACCTGGGGGATGCATCGCAACCGATGCATCCCCCAGGGCTGTTGATGTCCTACGGCCGTATCAGCCTTCGCTGACGCCCAGTTGCTCCAGGATGAGCTCCTTGACGCGGGCCGCGTCGGCCTGGCCACGGGTGGCCTTCATGACCGCTCCGACCAGCGCGCCGGCCGCCGCCACCTTGCCGCCGCGGATCTTGTCGGCGATGCCCGGGTTACCGGTGATGGCCTCCTGGACGGCGGTGGTGAGGGCGCCGTCGTCGGAGACGACCTTCAGGCCGCGCTTCTCGACGACCTCGTCCGGGGTGCCCTCGCCGGCGAGGACGCCTTCGATGACCTGGCGGGCCAGCTTGTCGTTCAGCTCGCCGGCGGTGACCAGGGCGGTGACCCGGGCGACCTGCTCCGGCGTGATGGGCAACTCGTCGAGCGCCTTGCCGGACTCGTTGGCGCTGCGGGCGAGTTCGCCCATCCACCATTTGCGCGCGGAGGCCGAGTCCGCACCGGCGTCGATCGTGGCGACGATCGGGTCGATGGCACCGGCGTTGAGGATCGACTGCATGTCGAACGCGGTGATCCCCCAC from Streptomyces sp. NBC_01288 carries:
- a CDS encoding GNAT family N-acetyltransferase, with product MYAISLGDDGAELRPLEPWHAEEFLAHLDRGREFIGQYIAFGSKETDVDSARAMLQRYADLRAADSASLHGIWLDGKLVGGVLFLNFHADQGNCEVGCWLEPAAAGRGLITRAIRILIDFAIDRRGIHRVEWHAAAGNEKSLNVARRMGMTRDAVLRESHPYGGVRHDIEVWSVLAPEWREARARAQHSDL
- a CDS encoding MMPL family transporter, with product MAALAHWCVRHRLVAVLLWLVAFGGVTAAAAVTGSAYSNDYEAHGTESGRATQLLKEGFPGLGGDSDTVVWRTSPGSVRAAAVEQTMTGALDRIADLSGVASVVSPYDGQGTGRISADGRTAYATVTFAHQAEDIDRSEAQAVVRAAKAARTDGLQVELGGSAIALTEASSGHTAEIVGVAVAALVLFLAFGSLAASLLPIGTALVSVGTAYGAIVLLGHAMTVADFAPMLGMLIGLGVGIDYALFIVTRHRRGLKRGLSVTEAVTNAVVTTGRAVVFAGATVCIALLGMLILRLGFLNGVAIAASLTVVLTVAASVTLLPALLSFIGPRALSRRERRRLAEHGPQPELPTGLAARWSAFVERRPKLLGTLALIVMAVLALPTLALHLGTSDQGNDPRSSTTRQAYDLLATGFGPGVNGPLTLVTKIDGAEDKLTLDNLDATLRTTEGIASVTPVTYDADGSTGYFGVVPDSAPQSQRTSALVDRLRTEVLPRAETGTSLDIHVGGVTASYDDFADVIVGKLPLFVGVVISLGCVLLLLAFRSIGIPLKAAAMNVAAVAAAFGVVVAIFQWGWGSEFLGLGRAGPIEPFLPVIMVSVLFGLSMDYQVFLVSRMYEEWLETGDNRRAVRVGLAETSRVINSAAVIMISVFLAFVLSGDRVIAMFGIALASAVALDAFVLRTLLVPALMHLLGGANWWLPQGLDRVLPRISIEPPECRAAHERLAAATDAEVADVLAKEQEQDVRDIPG
- a CDS encoding SAM-dependent methyltransferase, whose protein sequence is MPDTDLTARLTHPRYPRSNTYDARWTIENQMGPHALWLLEWLAPALGLDTLRPGARVLDLGCGRAMTSVFLAKEYGVQVTAADLWVKPEENAVRIAEAGVADRVLPLQVEAHDIPFGDGTFDAIVSIDAYQYFGTADLYLPTLTRLLKPGGRIGVVMPALREELAGDEAPEHLKRYWEGDPGFWAFHSPAWWHRHWTRGRAVEVETADWLADGWRDWLLWSEVCAEESPSEFMAGMARTSAELVHADVDHLIGFTRVVGRRL